In Candidatus Dependentiae bacterium, the genomic window AGACTTTAATCCAATCGAACATTTTTGGTTTAGCGTTAAACATGGCATCAAAAAGATAATGGAAACAATGAAATCGGAAATAATAGAAGCTGCTTGTCATTTCTTTGGAGAAAAAAGCAATGCTTAATGATTTAGGCTATAGTTAGCTACCACAGGATTCTTTGATTCATCAAAATTGAAAGATGCTTTATTATTTGAACTTTCTGCTTTAAGGTGTATTTCTGAAAAATTTGTTCTCATTTTTTTTAATGAAATATCGGCTTTTGCAACTGGAAGATCTATTTTAGCCATATCTAAAATACCATCGCAGAAAGCTTTATCTCTTTTTGCAGCAAGTGCTTTATGCAGTAAGTGCTTTATATTGTTCTATTAAAAACTGTGCAAATTCTTCTTTTGAAAAACAAGTTTCTGTGTTTACTTCTTTGTGTTCAATGCAAATGTGGTTAGCATCTGTTCGAGCTTTTAGAGTTATTGGATAATTGAAAATGTAAGACATCGTTATATCCCTCCGTAAAGGCATTGCTCTTTGCTCAAAGCTTTTACTTTCAGAGCAAATAAGAGAAGTAGTCATTAAAATAAGACCTGATTGTAAAAATAATGTTTTCATAGGACCCCTATTAAAGTTAGGATTAAATATATACTTTAATAATATATCAAAAAACACCTTATAGCAAAGGCTTTGTCGTTTTTTGGCAGGATTGTTAAAATGCAGAAAATAACGTAGAATAGCTATATTATTCCATTTACGGTAAAGCTGTTTTTATGTCTTATCAATTGCCAATCACTTTTCAAGATACTCATGGTTTTGAGCCTGTTTTAAGTAATGGCGTTCATGTAAATTATGACTTTTCAGACTTGAAACTATCTGTTTTAAGCTGCCAAAAAACAAGTATAAATCATGCAATTGGTACTTTGCGGCAAAGCACTTCGAAAATGTATGTACTCCTAGGTAAAAACTCTGATTGTGTGCTGAGTGTTCAAGATGATTTAAATTCCATAAATGAGGAAAATCGGTTTGTCGAGTACCACATTTTGTTACAGGATCATGCAAAAATCGATTTTCAGCTATCTTTGCTAACGAAAATTAATCTTTCTCTAGAAATCCATGTTTACTTGGAGGGCAGCAGCTCACGGGCAACTATTAACGGTGTTTATGCTTTGGATTTTGATCAAAAAGTAAGCATAAAAACCTTTCAAAATCATATTGGAGAGATGGCTAAAAGCGAGCTCCTTTTAAAAGGAATGCTAAAAGGTCGAGCACAAGCCTTTTATGAGGGTTTAATTTTCATTGGCCCGGAAGCAAGGAAAACTCAAGCTTCCCAGGAAAATAAAAACATTTTGCTCAGCAAGCAGGCTCAAGTGATTTCGATACCATCTATTGAAGTTTTACAGCATGATGTGCAATGTTCTCATGGAAGCGCAATTGGACGGTTTGAAAAAGAGCAATTATGGTATTTGCAAAGCAAAGGCTTAGAAGAAGTCAAGGCTCATAAGCTTTTGATCAGTTCGTTTTTTGCTTCTGTGATAGAGAATTTTAAAGATAAAGATTTGTTAGAGGAAGCGATATGTCAAAAAATGGTTTAAAGCAAAGTGGTAAAAATTTAAGTATGAATTTTCCAGCTCTTAGAGAAGTGTTTCCTATTTTTACCCAAAAGGTTAATGGTTATCCATTTATTTTTTTTGATAGTGCTTCAACGGCACAAATGCCTCAAATGGTCCTTGAGCATATTGTTTCTTACTACTTAACATATAAATCAAACATTGGTCGCGGCGTGTATACTTTTGCGGAAAAAGCTACTGCTGCCTATGAGGAATCAAGAGATAAAGTTGCTCATTTTATAGGCGCAAAAAGCAAAGAAATCGTTTTTACTTCAGGTGCTACAGAAAGTATAAATATTATTGCGAGGTCTTGGGCTTTTTATAATTTAAAGCAAGGTGATCAGATTTTAGTTTCAGCAATTGAGCATCATTCCAACTTTGTTCCATGGCAGCAGCTTGCAATAGCAAAAGGGCTTAATCTAACTATTTTGCCAGTTTCTTTAACTGGTCATGTCGATCCAGAAATTTTTAAAAAGCATCTTTCAGCAAAAACAAAGCTTGTGGCGCTTGTGCATACTTCAAATATTTTAGGAACTACTAACGATATTGAAACAATGGCAAAAATGGCTCATGAAATTGGAGCGAAGGTTTTAATTGATGCTTCGCAATCAATCGCTCACAGGTCAATTGATGTAGAAAAAATTGGATGTGATTTTCTAGTGTTTTCAGGACATAAATTATTTGGACCAACTGGCGTTGGTGTTCTTTTTGTTAAAGAGTCAATAATTTCTCAAATGATTATAACGAGCTTTGGTGGCGGCATGGTATTTTCTGTTGGCGAAAAAGAATCAAGCTTTAAGTCATTTCCACATAGTTTTGAAGCTGGAACCCCTCATATTGCTCAGGTAATTGGACTTGGAGCTTGTGTTGACTTTGTACAAGAGTCTGTTGATTTTCAGCAGCTGCAAGAGCATGAAGCTATGCTAACCTCTATTCTTTATGATGGCTTAAAAACTATCGAAGATATTGAAATAGTAAGCCCTTTAAGTCCAGATGGATCAATCGTAACATTTTACTCGAAAACTCATCATGCCCATGATATTGCTGCATATCTTGACCGCTTTGGCATAGCCGTTCGCGCAGGGCATCATTGTGTGCAATTGTATCATCAAAAATGTGGCATTAATGCTTCAGTTCGTGTGAGCTTTTCTTTGTACAATACTGCACAAGAAGTTGAATTTTTTTTAGAGTGCTTAAAAAAACTTATAGGCTAGGTTCGTACGCCATATTTTTGTAAGTTTTTAAAAATATCTTCATGATGGCTATGGTTGTATAAAATGGTTTGATAACCAAAATGATTCATTTTAGATATAAATTTCTGTTCAGTTTCGATCCAGAGAATTTGATCAGATTTAAAGCCAGAAAGTTCTAATATTTTTGTATAAAATTCTGCAGAAGGCTTTAAAAGGTGCATGTCACCAGAAACGTGTACGCCTTTAAATATTTTAAAAACATTTGGAAAGTTTTTTTTAAGTGATGAAATGTTTGCCCAATTTCCAACTAGATATATTTTATAACCATTGCGATGTAATGTACCGAGCAAGCTTTCTATTTTTGTAGATATGCTTTGAGTGTCGGCAAGATGATTTGGTGTGAGCATCATGCTAACTATTGCGAGAAGAACTTTTTTTTCTATATTTGAAATATCTTTATTGTTTAAATAATTTTGAATGATGGTGCTAATTTTTGTTGAAGTTTGTAGCGAAGCAAGCCAGTCAGATAAAATTAAAGGCATAGCTAAACCTTTGTTGTATGTAACCTGTGAAGAAATAGATTTAATTGGCTTGAGTTGCTTAAAAAGATCTTCTTGATTTGGTAGGTTTCCTGCTTGTGTTAAATATCTTACAGAATCAAATTTTCCAACATATTTTGAAGCTTGCAGAGCATTGGTTTGAAAGACCGCTTCAACATCAATGCATATTGTAGATATTGCATAGGAGTAAAGATCTGCATTGCTTATCGAAAGCAAGGTGTAAAGAAATAATATATTTTTTTTCATTGATTTTCTCCGATTTTATAAAAAAGAATGTTTTGAAAGTATCAAAAAAAAAGTATTCTGTATATTAATCAAAAAATAATCTATCTACCAAGGCTTTTATCATGCTTGATCATCAAAAATTAGTAGCGCAGCTCGATAAAGCAAGTAAAGACCTATCTGTGAAATTTGCTCATGAAAGAGACATTGCAAAGCAGGTTTGGCAATCTATTGCTCATGACGCTAATCTTGCTAAAAAAATTCAAGAAAAAAAATGGCCGTTTTTGGTTCCGTACTGGAGCGGATCAATTGGAATGTCAAAAAATATTGATCAATTGTCTTTGCCATATGCAGTTCTAGCAGTAGATGGATCACAGATTTATTATGATAAGCACCAGGGTCCTCCGTGCTATTTGATAAACGTTGGCTCAGTGCTTTTAAGGTATGGCAGCGAAAAGAGTTCGGTTGCTTTTGCAAGTCAACCAACAGTCATTGTGAGTTCCAATGAGCAATCAGGGGCTCAGGGGAGAGATTTTGTAAATGAGCAGCGAGAAGCATTTGAATTAATTTCGGCTGTGGAGCAGTCAGATAATTATTTGAAGCAAAATCATGATGAGTTATTTGTTTGTTTGTTTGATGGAACTTTAATTTTTTCAACAACGCAGGGATTGCAGCAACTTATGCAAGGGGACGATGCGCAGAATTTTGTCTTAGTTTATTTGGCAGAGCTAGAAAAATTGTACGAGAGAAAAGTTTTACATGCTGGATATATTAGTTTTCCTCGATCTAAAGAATTAGTTAACGTTTTAAAAATTGCTGCTTCTGGTTATGAGCTGAAAAAAGAAGAGTCCTTTGATTTGCTTGGTGGTCTTTGCGATATGGATATCGCTTTTTATTTTTTAAAACAGGGACAACGGTCAGTTGTTTTTCAGAGCAAATCACCGATTTCATATATGTACCCAAAACATTTAAAGCCTTATTTTTGCTACCTGCATGTAGGCTTTGAAATAGTTCGTTTGGAATTTCCTTTTTGGATTGCTGGCGATGAATCACTGGTGGATAAAATTTGTCAGGTTGCTTTGGATCAAGCTCAAAAAGGTGCCGGATATCCAGTCTGTTTATTTGAGGCTCATGAGCAAGCTGTTATAAAAAGCATGGATCGTGAATTTTTTTATTTAATGGTACAAAAGATGACACAGAAGTATAATGGCGCTTACCAGGCTTCATATAAAAGTATGAAGAAGGCACAAGTTCCAGTTTAGAAAAAAGATCAAAAATTAAATTTTTCAACAAACTCTTTTTTTCTAAATATTCATATGTTAGGATTGTGTGTCTTAACTTGCTGGGGGAGTGTTGCTTTATTTGGAGTTTGACTATATAGTTAGTCAAATTACTTGATTGGGACCTCTTTCACAGATTGAAAAAAATGAAAATCTACAATTATTTACAAGGAGCTGAAATGAGAAACGGCATTGTGTCTTGTTTACTGATAATCTTTATGTTGCTAAGCGATATTGCTTTGCAGGCATCAAATTATAGAAATCAAGGCCCTGTAACCACACGTAGTACATACTTTCAGGATAAATATGTGGTAATGCCTTTGGCTCTTGGCAGATATCCGTTTCAAATTAGGCCCTCTAATGTACTATCTACTTTAATAGATTCCTGCGAGCAGTGTGCTTGCGATGATCTTCCTTCAAGTCCTGGATGTTCGTCTGTTGGAAATGACTCAATGTGTAGACAGGGTAGCTGGGTTTGCCATACTCCCAAAGGAATGAAAAGTAATTTGTCAGCGCCAGAATTAGCTGGACTTGCAGCATATGCAAATAATAGCTATGAATCAGCTGCTGATCATGGCGTGTCTTCACCGTCTAAGGTAACTCCAAAGAAAATTGGAATGTTTCCAAAGCCTCGGGGTCTTCATGGAACTAAAACTCCTTTAGAACATGGTACGTCTTCACCATCTAAAACTCCTAAAAAAAATAGAAATGAAAATGTTTTATTAGAACATGGAACGCAGACTCCTTTGGAGCATGGGGTAAATGGATCTCCTAGAAAATCAAGCCCTAAAAAATTTTAAGAGTTAAGAATTAAAATATAAAAAAATAGTCGCTCATTAATGAGCGACTATTTTTTTTGTGTTGAATTTGTATTTGATGCTACCCTAAGAATTTTTTAAAGATTGAGCTTATAAAACCATCTTGGCGATCAGTAACGTCAGTGCCAAGTTGACTAGTAAAAGAATCAAGAGATTCTTTTTGAGTAGATGTTAATTTTTTTGGAATGTGGCACTGTGTGACAATAATTAAGTTTCCTGCGCCAAATCCTTTTAGTTTGATAAAACCTTTTCCAGGAACTATGATTTTTTCACCAACGGGACATCCCTTTGGAATTTTTATTGAAATATTTGTGCCATCTATGTTTTCAATTTCAACCTGGCAGCCCAGAACAAGTTGCGGGTAAGTTAGCATTAAGTTGCATGATAAATCGTTTTCAATTCGAGTGAATTTTTTATCATGAGCTACTTTTATTTTTAAGAATAAATCGCCTGACGGACCGCCATAAATTCCAGCATCGCCTTTTTGAGAAATACGAAGTTCAGCTCCATCAAAAATTCCTTGAGGAATGGTAACAGAAAATCTTTCAAATTCTTGTTTTCTTGATTGGCCTTTGCAGTTTTCGCAAGGATTTTTAATAGTGTATCCTTGGCCTTGGCAAGGTTGACAAGCCTGAGCCACAGAGAAAAATCCTTGTTGGAATCGTACTTGTCCAGCGCCTTTACATTTGCTACAAACTATAACATCAGTTTTGTTTTTATACCCTTGATGATTGCATGATGTGCAGGCAAAAGCATGATAATAAGAAACTTCTTTTTTTATTCCAAGGTACGCTTCTTTAAGGGTGATGGTGACGTCTTGGATTAAATCATGACCTCTTTGTGGAGTTGGGCCGCTTTTTTTACGACGCTGAGATTGCCCTTGGCCGAAAATATCACCAAAATCAACTCCGCCAAACATATCCCCAAAATTTCTAAACATGTCATCCATGTTTCCATGATGACCGCCGCCACCTTGCATGTTGTTATAGTTTTCATGACCATGCTGATCGTATTGTGCACGTTTTTTTTCATCTGAAAGAACTTCATAAGCAGATGTTGCTTCTTTGAATTTTTCTTCAGCCTCTGGGTTTCCAGGGTTTCTATCAGGATGATGTTTCATTGCGAGTGCGCGATATGCTTTTTTGATTTCGGCAACATCAGCAGTTTTGCTGACGCCTAAAATGTCGTAAAAATTTTTTTTGCTCATAATAAATTAAATGGAGTATAAAGTTTAAAATAACCTTTTATTGTCACTGTTTTTAGTATATCAAAAAAACAGATTGCTCCAAATTATCTATTCTGAGATTAATGTAAAATTGTCCATCTTTGAAAAAATGGATCATCAGGTACAAATGATGGAACTGCCGGGTAAAGACCAGCAGATTGAATAGATTCAACCATGATTTTATCCATGTTTGTGTCGCCACTGCTTGCAATAACGTCAAGCTTTAGAAGAGTTCCTTGTCTGTCAATGGTTACGGCGAGGACAATTTGTTTGCCTCTGACATACTGAATTGATTGATATTGAGGGTGGGTGTGTATTGATCCAAGCATTGTTTTTGCAAACTGATTGTTGTAAGTAATCATTTTTAAGCTTTGCCCAGATGCAGCAGCTGTTGTATTTCCCTGTTGAATTAAATGTTGGCTATTTCCTATGTTTTTTCGATAGTTGTCAAATCCTATCGAAAGATCCTTTAAAGACATGCGTGATTTTGAATGAGGCTTTGGAGAAAATGGGTAAGGATCTAAGTCGTAATTGTCGGTTGTTAATTTTTTTAAGTTTTTTAAAGATTTAGGGATTTCATTTTCTATAGTTTCATTCTTTTCTATTGTTTTTTCGTGCCCATCTTTTTTTAATAATTCTTCTTTAGCTAGATCTGGCTTAATAGTTTTCTCAGGGTCTTGGTACTGATTTGCGGGGGTTGTTTTTTTTGAGATAGTTATTGGTTCTTCTTTGTTAATAAATTCTTTTTTTTCAGGACTTGTTTTGGATGAATCTTCTTTATTGTTTTCTTCTTGCTTGGGTTCTTGCTTTTGGGCTTGTTCTTTTTGAAAATTGTCAGGTTGTTGAACTTCTTTTGGTAGTTCTTGAGATTTTTCTTTTTTTGGTATTTCTGCTCCACCATCATCATCTATTAAATTTTGTTTATCTACGCCTTGTCTTCCTGGAATTAATGTATGCACAACAGGAGGTTCTGGCGCTTGTGGTTTTGGTGGAGTTACCGATTTTGGTTCAGCTTTTTGTGGTTGAGCCGGTTTTTGAATTGCCGATTGTTTTAATGCTTGTGCTTGTGAAATGACTTGTGGTTTTTTTGGCTGATCAAGCATCATGATGGCATTTTGCTTGTCTTTTGCCGAAATAGTCATTTCTTTTTTTAAGATGTTTTCTTTTTTGTGTTCATCAATTCGAAGGACGATGCTTATGACGATAAATAATAAATGCAGTAAAATAGAGGCAATAATCCATACAACAATTGGATGAAGGCCGGTCTCTTTTTTGTGATCTTCCATTGCTCTCCTTTTTTAAGCGATCTGTGGCTCTTAGGCCCCTTAAATCATTAACAGTTTTCCTGAAAAAATGAAGGTAAATCTATAAAAGCTGGCTAGAAAGTTTTGAAAGAAAAGCTGTTTTTGTTTTTAATAATTTTCAGCGTTTCGAGTAGTTGATGTTCATTATGTTTTACTGATCGTAGAAATCGAATGATTTCACCAAAAAAAGCTTTACTTGGAGTACACGGTTGGCTGCTAGAAATAAGCATAGAAAGAATGATTCGTTGCTGTAAAATTTCATGCTCCTTTAAGAAACGAGCAAGGTCGATACCAAAATCTGTTGAAAGTTCTTTTATGGTTTGCTTTGTGACTTGCTTTAAAAAATCTTCTGTTTTTTGCATATGATCAATGCAAGAAATAATATTTTTGTGGATTCGTGAGTCAACAGAATCAAGAATTGGCACAAGGTTTTTTCTGATTCTATTTCTTAAAAATACTGTATCGGTATTGGTTGGGTCTATTAAAAATGGAATTTGATGAAGCTCTAGAAAGTCTAGAATTTCTTGTTTTGTGATATGTAGCAGCGGTCTTAGGTACAATCCATCTTTCATGCGCATGCTTGCAAGTCCGGTTACAGAACTTCCGCGAGAAAGTCTGATAAAAAAGGTTTCAATCTGATCATCTTGATGATGCCCTAAAACGATGTGATCAGCCTTAAAATCCTTAGCGCACTCCATAAAAAAATGTCGGCGTAATTTTCTGCCTGTTTCTTCTTTTGACCCATTTGTTTTGGGCGTGAAATTTAGCTCAGATGCTACCTTGGAGATAAATGTGACGTTGTTGTATTGCTGGCAAAAATTTGAGCACCACGCAACATCCTGGCAAGAGTTTTGGCGCCACTGATGATCTAAGTGAGCAGCTATAATTTTAAGATTATGACTTTGCGCAATATCATTTAAAAAATGAAGTAAAAATACAGAATCTGGCCCGCCAGAAAAGCCAATAAGTAAAGTTGAGTTGTGTGGAATGTTTTGGGCGAGATTTAAAAAGGTTGTCATGACAAGATCATGACTCCAAGATTAACAAATCCTGTGCAGACTGCTGGGGTATTTTTGCAAACAATTGATTTAATGCCAAGTTTTTGTGCTGCTTGAGTATTATTTATTTCATCATCTATAAAGATGCATTCATTTGCGTTGAGATTATATTTTTCAAGAAGTTTTTTATAAAATTCTGGGCTTGGTTTTCCCATTTTTTCTTCACCTGAAACCATTATTCCATCAAAAAGGTTAAATAATTCTGTGTTTTGTTTTTTTACTAATTTATAAGAATCAGCTTCCCAGTTTGAAAGGACATAAAGTTTATAGCCTTTTGATTTCAGATTTTTTGCTAGTTGTACCATAGTGGTAATTGGAGATTGTGAATCAGCAAGCGTTTGAGCATCAAGCATAAGGCGAGCAATTGATCTAAATAAATTTTTTATAGAAGTCGGCTGAGGGCTTTTATTGATATGCTTTTCTACAATGTTTTTAATTTCATCGATGTTTCGTCCAGTCATCCAGTCTGCCATGATTAAAGGCATCTGTTTGCCTTGGTTGTACATGGGCTCTGTTGAAATGGCTGGTATTTCATGAAGCAATTTAAAGAATTCTTCTTTAATATCCATTCCAAACATTCGATAAAGAAGTGTTGGATTTTGAAAAATAGTTGGGATTACCACAGAAGCTTTAGTCCGCTTTGAGGTCCTTAAAAGCACGTCTCCAAGATCAAATATGACAGTTTTATATTGGCTCGTTTTTGCAGGCACGATACTTACAGTCCTATGTTGATATTTGGCAGCTATGATAAAAAAACAGCTTAGAATCGCAATAAGAGAATATGTTCTTTTACGAGAAAAGGTAGAAAATAAAGATCCACTGTTCATAATTTTATCCTTTGCTTTTAAAAAGGTGTTTTAACTTAATTTTAAGATATCACGGCATGGCAAAAAACACAATTGGACTAGGGGTTTTTGTGGTTTTTTTAGCAAGTCATATAATTAAAGTAGAAAACTAAAAATACAGTTCCTGGGGGTTCTTATGACAACTGTGCAAAATCAGATACTTTTTGTGCTTCTTATGGCTACGGGTGGAGCATCGGTAAAAGAAAGACTTAAAAATCAGCCGTGCGATAGCTTGTCAGTACAAAGCTCAAGCCTTCAAAAAAACCTTTAAACAAATGGTATTTCATTGATTGTTTAAGATTTAGTGTTAAAATATTAAATAGAATTGTTTAACTTAAATAGGAAGATTATTGTGAAAAAATTATTATTGAGTGCCGCATTGCTTAGTTCATTTACTGTGCATGCAGGTCCATGGACTATGTATAAAAACGTCTCAGATTGGCTTGGTTGCCAAGTGCATGGGTATATTGAAATATCTCCTATTTATTATCCAAAAACAATTAAATTTTTGCATGAATTGCAAGTAAAATACCCTGTAGAGCTAAATGATGTTGAAATGTCTATTGGTTTTAATTCAACATTTTTTCACAAAAGTATGGGTCTAAGCCTTTATTCTTCTTTAAATACGATTTATTTCCCCGTGGAATGGATTTGTGCCATTGAAAAAGATGATGAATATTTCACTCTTCTTACTGAATGGGCTACATTAAGAGAAGCTGGAAGAATGTGTATTGGTGAAATTATTGCATCACGCCTAATCCCAGTGTATTGGTTTTTCTTTGTAGAAGCTTCTGCGGATCATTACGCTACAACTCGCTGTCAAAACCCAAAAGCTATCATTGCTGCCTATGAGCACATTGATCGCTTTTCTCCAAGAGGTTTTGTTCCAAGTATCTTAGGTAGATTTGCAGGGATTCGCCTTTCAAATATGAAAAAAACTTTTGTGAAAAAATTTGGCTATGAACTCGAAGTTGCAAAACGACAAGCATAGTTTTATAATTTTTTAAAAAGAAAAAGGGCGCTTTCAACGGCGCTCTTTTTTTGTGACTAAATCTAAGATTAAATGTCGAGGTTCTTAACAAATCGACCGTTTTTTCGATAAATTTGCGACGTCCTGAAACATCATCACCCATGAGTGTAGAAAAATACCAAGAGTCAGCTTCAAGTCCGTCCTCAATTGAAAGGTGTAGCAATGCGGGAGTTTTTGGATCCATTGTGGTCTTTCACAATTAATAAGGATTCATTTCCCCAAGGCCTTTGTATGGTTGATATTAAAAAGAAAAAGGGCGCTTTAAAGGGCGCCTTTTTTGTGAATAAATCTAAGATTAAATGTCGAGGTTCTTAACAAATCGACCGTTTTTTTCGATAAATTTGCGACGTCCTGAAACATCATCACCCATGAGTGTAGAAAAATACCAAGAGTCAGCTTCAAGTCCGTCCTCAATTGAAAGGTGTAGCAATGCGGGAGTTTTTGGATCCATTACGGTCTTTCACAATTGATAAGGATTCATTTCCCCAAGGCCTTTGTATGGTTGATATTAAAAAGAAAAAGGGCGCTGTTGAAAGCACCCTTTTTTGTGAATAAATCTAAGATTAAATGTCGAGGTTCTTAACAAATCGACCGTTTTTTTCGATAAATTTGCGACGTCCTGAAACATCATCACCCATGAGGGTAGAAAACCAAGAGTCAGCCTCAAGTCCGTCCTCAATTGAAACTTGCAGCAATGCGCGAGTCTTTGGATCCATTGCGGTCTCCCACAACTGATCAGGGTTCATTTCCCCAAGGCCTTTGTATCGTTGTATGCTCATGTGAGGCTTTGATAGCTGGATTAAAGCAACGATAAGAGCCATGATACCTTTACCTGTAACTGGTTTATCTTTTTCGATTAGATTCCAAGGGTTTTGCTCAAGGAGTAAAATCGGATTTAACAGTTTGATAAGCTCTTTAACTTCATCTGAACTAAAGAAATCAAGTGAAACGTTCCAAGAGAAGTTTGATCTTACAAAAATAAGCTCAAACTTTTGATGGTCAGCTGTTGAAAACGTTTTGCGTTTTGGTTTTTTTCCAGATTCTATTTCTTGAGAATCTGTGTCGTCCATTTCAGACTCTAAACCATCAAGCTCATCTGCTTGCTCATCATTTTCTTGATCAATTATTTCAATATCATCAACTATGTCATCTTCAAGGTCTGCATCTTTTGAGCTGATAGAAATTACGCAATCTTTAAAATACGGTTGCAATGTTTTAATCAGACCATCAAAATCAGAAAGGTCAGTCATCTTGTTTTCTGTTAAACATAAAACAAGACTGTGACAGTGACGATATTCAAGGTTGAATCGTGAGCTAATAACATGATTTTTGTTTTCATATGCTAAAAGATTATCAAGCAGCTGTTTCCATTCTGTCTGAGCAAATGTTTTATTTTCGCTGGTAAATTCAACTGCACCAAGAGCCCAATCAAACATGAAAGCTCTCAGGCTTGAATCATCTTTTAGATATTGTGAAAGTTTGCCAATTTTAGCTTTGTAAAGTGGCGGTTGCGCGATATATAAATAACCATTTTCAATTAAAGGTTTCATGTACCTAAAAAAGAAAGTTAAAAGCAGTGTTCGAATGTGAGATCCGTCAACGTCTGCGTCAGTCATTAAAATAATTTTATGATAACGAACCGATGCGCAATTGAATTCTTGTGCTTCTGGTTGACAACCAACAGCAGCAATTAAATTTTTGATCTCTTCGTTTGCAAGCATTTTATCAAGTCGTGCTTTTTCAACGTTTAGAATTTTACCTTTGAGTGGCAAAATAGCTTGAGCAAATCTATCTCGAGCTTGCTTAGCAGATCCACCCGCAGAGTCTCCCTCAACTATGAATAGTTCAGAGTCTTTAGGGTCTTCGTTTGAGCAGTCAGCTAATTTTCCAGGAAGTACAGATCCTTCTAAGACCGTTTTTCTTCTGGTTATATCTCGAGCTCTTTTTGCAGCTTCACGAGCACGCTTTGAAAGCTCAGCCTTCATAAGAATTTTTTTAGCAGTATTTGGATTTTCTTCAAAATATTCATCAAGTTTTGCAAAAGTCCAAGAGTCAACAAGTCCTTTTATTTCGTTGTTGCCAAGCTTTGCTTTTGTTTGACCTTCGAACTGCGGTTCTGGAACTTTAATGCTAATGACGCATACAAGTCCTTCGCGTACATCTTCGCTTGAATAGGATTCGCTGCCCTTGAGGGTTTTTAAAGTAAAGCCACGTTTGTTACAAGCTTTTGTAAGCGCAGATTTAAATCCGCTGACGTGTGTACCGCCTTCAATG contains:
- a CDS encoding SufD family Fe-S cluster assembly protein, with translation MSYQLPITFQDTHGFEPVLSNGVHVNYDFSDLKLSVLSCQKTSINHAIGTLRQSTSKMYVLLGKNSDCVLSVQDDLNSINEENRFVEYHILLQDHAKIDFQLSLLTKINLSLEIHVYLEGSSSRATINGVYALDFDQKVSIKTFQNHIGEMAKSELLLKGMLKGRAQAFYEGLIFIGPEARKTQASQENKNILLSKQAQVISIPSIEVLQHDVQCSHGSAIGRFEKEQLWYLQSKGLEEVKAHKLLISSFFASVIENFKDKDLLEEAICQKMV
- a CDS encoding cysteine desulfurase yields the protein MSKNGLKQSGKNLSMNFPALREVFPIFTQKVNGYPFIFFDSASTAQMPQMVLEHIVSYYLTYKSNIGRGVYTFAEKATAAYEESRDKVAHFIGAKSKEIVFTSGATESINIIARSWAFYNLKQGDQILVSAIEHHSNFVPWQQLAIAKGLNLTILPVSLTGHVDPEIFKKHLSAKTKLVALVHTSNILGTTNDIETMAKMAHEIGAKVLIDASQSIAHRSIDVEKIGCDFLVFSGHKLFGPTGVGVLFVKESIISQMIITSFGGGMVFSVGEKESSFKSFPHSFEAGTPHIAQVIGLGACVDFVQESVDFQQLQEHEAMLTSILYDGLKTIEDIEIVSPLSPDGSIVTFYSKTHHAHDIAAYLDRFGIAVRAGHHCVQLYHQKCGINASVRVSFSLYNTAQEVEFFLECLKKLIG
- a CDS encoding DNA double-strand break repair nuclease NurA, producing the protein MLDHQKLVAQLDKASKDLSVKFAHERDIAKQVWQSIAHDANLAKKIQEKKWPFLVPYWSGSIGMSKNIDQLSLPYAVLAVDGSQIYYDKHQGPPCYLINVGSVLLRYGSEKSSVAFASQPTVIVSSNEQSGAQGRDFVNEQREAFELISAVEQSDNYLKQNHDELFVCLFDGTLIFSTTQGLQQLMQGDDAQNFVLVYLAELEKLYERKVLHAGYISFPRSKELVNVLKIAASGYELKKEESFDLLGGLCDMDIAFYFLKQGQRSVVFQSKSPISYMYPKHLKPYFCYLHVGFEIVRLEFPFWIAGDESLVDKICQVALDQAQKGAGYPVCLFEAHEQAVIKSMDREFFYLMVQKMTQKYNGAYQASYKSMKKAQVPV
- the dnaJ gene encoding molecular chaperone DnaJ, with translation MSKKNFYDILGVSKTADVAEIKKAYRALAMKHHPDRNPGNPEAEEKFKEATSAYEVLSDEKKRAQYDQHGHENYNNMQGGGGHHGNMDDMFRNFGDMFGGVDFGDIFGQGQSQRRKKSGPTPQRGHDLIQDVTITLKEAYLGIKKEVSYYHAFACTSCNHQGYKNKTDVIVCSKCKGAGQVRFQQGFFSVAQACQPCQGQGYTIKNPCENCKGQSRKQEFERFSVTIPQGIFDGAELRISQKGDAGIYGGPSGDLFLKIKVAHDKKFTRIENDLSCNLMLTYPQLVLGCQVEIENIDGTNISIKIPKGCPVGEKIIVPGKGFIKLKGFGAGNLIIVTQCHIPKKLTSTQKESLDSFTSQLGTDVTDRQDGFISSIFKKFLG
- a CDS encoding TonB C-terminal domain-containing protein, with amino-acid sequence MEDHKKETGLHPIVVWIIASILLHLLFIVISIVLRIDEHKKENILKKEMTISAKDKQNAIMMLDQPKKPQVISQAQALKQSAIQKPAQPQKAEPKSVTPPKPQAPEPPVVHTLIPGRQGVDKQNLIDDDGGAEIPKKEKSQELPKEVQQPDNFQKEQAQKQEPKQEENNKEDSSKTSPEKKEFINKEEPITISKKTTPANQYQDPEKTIKPDLAKEELLKKDGHEKTIEKNETIENEIPKSLKNLKKLTTDNYDLDPYPFSPKPHSKSRMSLKDLSIGFDNYRKNIGNSQHLIQQGNTTAAASGQSLKMITYNNQFAKTMLGSIHTHPQYQSIQYVRGKQIVLAVTIDRQGTLLKLDVIASSGDTNMDKIMVESIQSAGLYPAVPSFVPDDPFFQRWTILH
- the tilS gene encoding tRNA lysidine(34) synthetase TilS, whose amino-acid sequence is MTTFLNLAQNIPHNSTLLIGFSGGPDSVFLLHFLNDIAQSHNLKIIAAHLDHQWRQNSCQDVAWCSNFCQQYNNVTFISKVASELNFTPKTNGSKEETGRKLRRHFFMECAKDFKADHIVLGHHQDDQIETFFIRLSRGSSVTGLASMRMKDGLYLRPLLHITKQEILDFLELHQIPFLIDPTNTDTVFLRNRIRKNLVPILDSVDSRIHKNIISCIDHMQKTEDFLKQVTKQTIKELSTDFGIDLARFLKEHEILQQRIILSMLISSSQPCTPSKAFFGEIIRFLRSVKHNEHQLLETLKIIKNKNSFSFKTF